A single candidate division KSB1 bacterium DNA region contains:
- a CDS encoding CRTAC1 family protein → MLKHFFIPFLLGAIFIHCACRQEDSSQRLFEKLTPKETNVTFVNTVEEDSLFNSINYLYFYDGGGVAVGDINNDDLPDIYFTANMHSNRLYLNKGNFKFEDITEMAGVGGGTEGWTTGATMADVNGDGFLDIYVCRSNYMDRKGPNQLFINNGDLTFTERAGEYGLAHIGLSRQAAFFDYDLDGDLDMYLLNHSMHSKKTYGAASKLRQIRDDEAGDKLFRNEAGHFINITEEAGIYQSILGYGLGVAIGDLNWDGYPDIYISNDFHEDDYLYYNNGDGTFTEALRESMGHISSASMGNDLADFNNDGLLDVVVLDMLPEREKIRKSSVSADPFDIYDAKLSFGYYHQVRRNTLQLNRGPAIRHKGTSRPTFHLFSEVGQLAGIHATDWSWTPLFVDLDNDGYKDLFISNGIFRRSNDLDYLNYIKKKETQALIGRQDPAGTPVPIERDKLTEIVRHIPSVPEANYAFHSNGDLTFLNRASEWGLGDPGFSSGAAYADFDNDGDMDLVVNNVNAPAAIYKNLLYQNARGWDKTDDTNNLDDPAHKSLPPGYLKVRLTGRGQNTFGIGAKVVLHYRDKIFFQELMATRGFQSSVEPVLNFGLGNIDRLDSLEVIWATGDYQVLKNLPANQTVTLYQTDAAAAYTYPSQRNDQPMFQDITKEVQLDYSHQENRFIEFNREPFIPHFLSTEGPALAIKDVNGDGLEDLYLGGGKHQPGCIFLQNRQGGFEAVIDSVFVKDGRSEDVDAVFFDADG, encoded by the coding sequence ATGCTGAAGCATTTTTTTATCCCATTCCTACTGGGAGCAATTTTTATTCATTGCGCATGCCGGCAGGAAGATTCTTCCCAAAGATTGTTTGAGAAGCTTACGCCTAAGGAAACTAACGTCACTTTTGTAAACACCGTTGAAGAGGATTCTTTATTTAATAGTATCAATTACCTTTATTTTTACGATGGCGGCGGGGTAGCGGTTGGAGACATAAACAACGACGATCTGCCGGATATCTATTTTACCGCCAATATGCATTCCAATCGACTCTATCTGAATAAAGGAAATTTCAAATTCGAAGACATTACTGAAATGGCTGGGGTTGGAGGGGGAACGGAAGGGTGGACCACAGGCGCCACTATGGCTGACGTCAACGGCGATGGATTCCTCGATATCTACGTGTGTCGGTCGAATTACATGGACAGAAAAGGTCCGAATCAACTGTTCATCAACAACGGGGATTTGACTTTTACCGAGCGGGCCGGGGAATATGGCCTCGCCCACATCGGGCTCTCAAGACAAGCTGCTTTCTTTGATTATGATCTGGATGGCGACCTCGATATGTACCTATTGAATCACTCCATGCACTCAAAAAAGACTTACGGCGCTGCCAGCAAATTGCGCCAAATCCGAGATGATGAAGCGGGGGATAAATTATTTAGGAATGAGGCGGGACACTTTATCAATATCACCGAAGAAGCAGGAATTTACCAGAGCATTCTTGGGTATGGATTGGGTGTGGCTATCGGTGATCTCAATTGGGATGGGTATCCGGATATTTATATCTCAAACGATTTTCACGAGGATGACTATCTCTATTATAACAATGGGGACGGCACGTTTACCGAGGCGCTGAGAGAATCCATGGGACACATCAGCAGCGCTTCGATGGGAAACGATCTGGCGGATTTCAATAATGACGGTCTGCTGGATGTTGTGGTGCTGGACATGTTGCCGGAAAGGGAGAAAATTCGCAAATCGTCAGTCTCCGCCGATCCCTTTGATATTTACGACGCTAAACTGAGTTTTGGATATTATCATCAGGTGCGCAGGAATACCCTGCAGCTGAACCGTGGACCCGCCATTCGTCATAAGGGCACATCAAGGCCGACTTTTCATCTGTTCAGCGAAGTTGGGCAACTGGCGGGCATTCATGCCACCGACTGGAGTTGGACGCCTCTGTTTGTTGATCTGGATAATGACGGGTACAAAGATTTATTCATCAGCAATGGTATTTTTCGTCGTTCCAATGACCTGGATTACCTGAATTATATCAAAAAAAAAGAGACCCAAGCGCTCATTGGCAGGCAGGATCCTGCGGGGACTCCCGTGCCAATAGAAAGGGATAAGCTGACCGAGATCGTCCGGCACATACCCAGTGTTCCGGAGGCCAATTATGCCTTTCATTCGAACGGAGATCTCACTTTCTTAAATCGTGCCTCTGAATGGGGTCTCGGCGATCCCGGTTTTTCGAGTGGGGCGGCGTATGCGGATTTCGATAATGACGGCGACATGGACCTCGTAGTAAACAATGTCAATGCACCGGCTGCGATTTACAAAAACCTGCTTTATCAAAACGCCAGGGGGTGGGATAAAACTGATGACACTAATAATTTAGATGACCCTGCCCATAAATCCCTCCCCCCAGGCTATCTCAAAGTGCGATTAACCGGACGGGGTCAGAATACATTCGGTATTGGCGCCAAAGTTGTTCTTCATTATCGAGACAAAATATTCTTCCAGGAATTAATGGCCACCAGGGGATTTCAATCATCGGTGGAACCAGTGTTGAATTTCGGGCTGGGAAACATTGACCGTCTTGATTCACTGGAAGTTATCTGGGCTACCGGTGATTACCAGGTATTGAAAAATCTCCCGGCCAATCAAACTGTCACACTGTACCAAACGGACGCCGCTGCTGCTTACACCTATCCATCCCAGAGAAATGATCAGCCGATGTTCCAGGATATTACCAAAGAAGTACAGCTCGACTATTCGCATCAGGAGAATAGATTCATTGAATTTAATCGAGAACCGTTTATCCCCCATTTCTTATCCACGGAAGGCCCGGCCTTAGCCATAAAGGATGT